The proteins below are encoded in one region of Enhydrobacter sp.:
- the pcaG gene encoding protocatechuate 3,4-dioxygenase subunit alpha: MSNELTPSQTIGPFYFGTLIKAYRHDLAPPGVAGERIDIVLSLHDADGAVVPDGLFEIWQANSHGRYNHPEDRRNLPLDPGFDGFGRASTYTDGCSHFSTIKPGRVPWPEGGLQAPHINVSIFARGLLNRLATRLYFDGDPANAEDPVLKMIEPKRRATLLAKRDAEGMWRLPIRLGGPNETVFFDC, encoded by the coding sequence ATGTCGAACGAGCTGACGCCCTCGCAGACGATCGGGCCGTTCTATTTCGGCACGCTGATCAAGGCCTATCGTCACGACCTCGCGCCGCCGGGCGTGGCCGGCGAGCGAATCGATATCGTGCTGAGCCTGCACGACGCGGACGGTGCCGTCGTGCCCGACGGGCTGTTCGAGATCTGGCAGGCCAACAGCCACGGCCGCTACAACCATCCCGAGGACCGCCGCAACCTGCCGCTCGATCCGGGCTTCGACGGCTTCGGCCGCGCCTCGACCTACACCGACGGCTGCAGCCATTTCAGCACTATCAAGCCCGGCCGCGTGCCGTGGCCCGAAGGCGGCCTGCAGGCGCCGCACATCAATGTCTCGATCTTCGCGCGCGGCCTGCTCAACCGTCTGGCGACGCGCCTCTATTTCGACGGCGATCCGGCCAATGCGGAGGATCCCGTGCTCAAGATGATCGAGCCCAAGCGGCGCGCGACGCTGCTCGCCAAGCGGGATGCCGAGGGAATGTGGCGCCTGCCGATCCGTCTCGGCGGGCCGAACGAAACCGTCTTCTTCGATTGCTGA
- a CDS encoding urease accessory protein UreD produces the protein MNATRPRLQRASGESRVVFEVRDGTTRLADLYQRDPCRVLFPDPEPGDPPEAVLLTTSGGVTDGDRLRMTVEAAAGTQVVATTQAAEKIYRAAGPVEHCGIDVALTVGKEAALDWLPQETIVFQGARLKRRTVARVAVGGSLLACEMVVLGRAASGERFTDGLLLDAWSVYRAGRLAWTDVLRVEGETSGGAGFGAANGLATVIGVWETPGPHFEKVQALLDDAGTVRAGVTLVSGVLVARLLGEASAVRRAAVRFLGDLRGRRLPRVWHV, from the coding sequence ATGAATGCCACCCGTCCCCGCCTGCAACGCGCCTCCGGCGAGAGTCGCGTCGTTTTCGAGGTGCGCGACGGCACGACAAGGCTCGCCGATCTCTATCAACGCGATCCCTGCCGGGTCTTGTTCCCCGATCCGGAACCCGGCGATCCGCCGGAAGCCGTCCTGCTCACGACCTCGGGCGGTGTCACCGATGGCGACAGGCTGCGGATGACCGTGGAAGCGGCGGCCGGCACGCAGGTCGTGGCGACGACCCAGGCCGCGGAAAAGATCTACCGTGCCGCCGGCCCGGTCGAGCATTGCGGCATCGACGTCGCCCTGACCGTGGGCAAAGAGGCGGCGCTCGACTGGCTGCCACAGGAGACGATCGTCTTCCAGGGCGCGCGGCTGAAGCGCCGCACCGTGGCTCGGGTCGCCGTCGGCGGATCGCTGCTGGCTTGCGAGATGGTGGTGCTGGGCCGCGCCGCCTCGGGCGAGCGCTTCACCGACGGCCTGCTGCTCGACGCCTGGTCGGTGTACCGGGCGGGCCGGCTCGCCTGGACGGACGTGCTGCGGGTCGAAGGCGAGACATCGGGCGGAGCCGGCTTTGGCGCCGCCAACGGGCTTGCGACCGTGATCGGTGTCTGGGAGACGCCGGGACCGCACTTCGAGAAGGTGCAGGCGCTCCTCGATGACGCGGGGACAGTGCGCGCCGGGGTCACGCTGGTCAGTGGCGTTCTGGTGGCGCGGCTGCTGGGCGAAGCGAGTGCGGTGCGACGGGCAGCGGTGCGCTTCCTCGGCGATCTTCGCGGCCGGCGCCTGCCGCGCGTTTGGCATGTTTGA
- the pcaH gene encoding protocatechuate 3,4-dioxygenase subunit beta — protein sequence MTQEIYRRAPIGTHPPNLSPEYRSTPGRAPRQAAVVLPHTLSEVTGPLLVTERLDALENDLTRQRMGEPLGERIVVHGRVLDEDGRPVPQALVEIWQCNAAGRYHHPGDQHDAPLDPNFYGGGRARADTEGRYHFITIKPGAYPWKNHHNAWRPAHIHFSLFGPAFATRLITQMYFPNDPLLPFDPIYNSVPEGARHRLQAAFDMEATRPEWAIAYRFDIVLRGRNATPME from the coding sequence ATGACTCAGGAAATCTATCGCCGCGCGCCCATCGGCACGCATCCGCCCAATCTCTCGCCGGAATACAGGTCGACCCCGGGACGCGCGCCGCGTCAGGCGGCGGTGGTGCTGCCGCATACGCTGTCGGAGGTGACCGGCCCATTGCTGGTGACCGAGCGGCTCGATGCGCTCGAGAACGATCTCACGCGGCAGCGCATGGGTGAGCCGCTCGGCGAGCGCATCGTCGTCCATGGCCGCGTCCTCGACGAGGACGGCAGGCCCGTGCCGCAGGCGTTGGTCGAAATCTGGCAATGCAATGCTGCCGGCCGCTATCATCATCCCGGCGATCAGCACGACGCACCGCTCGATCCGAATTTCTACGGCGGCGGCCGGGCGCGGGCGGATACGGAAGGGCGCTATCACTTCATCACCATCAAGCCCGGCGCCTATCCGTGGAAGAACCACCACAACGCCTGGCGGCCGGCTCACATTCACTTCTCGCTGTTCGGACCGGCCTTCGCCACGCGCCTGATCACGCAGATGTATTTTCCCAACGACCCGCTGCTTCCCTTCGACCCGATCTACAACTCGGTGCCGGAAGGCGCGCGACATCGCCTGCAGGCGGCATTCGACATGGAGGCGACCCGGCCCGAATGGGCAATCGCCTATCGCTTCGACATCGTGCTGCGCGGACGCAACGCCACACCCATGGAATGA
- the pcaB gene encoding 3-carboxy-cis,cis-muconate cycloisomerase, translating to MAGRLVNALGAAPAAAEAFSDAATLRHMLRFEAALARAVAQAGLIPKKFAGIVAAACDPALYDPEPLAEAARRTATLTVPVVKALTAEVAKRDPDAAGYVHWGATSQDVIDTAMVLQLGEALPPLLKEIEGIVAAFATLAKKHRATPMLGRTLLQPATPLALGQKIAGWASDLDRARRRLAESFAETQVLQFGGASGSLSALGGKAEAVMTALATDLELALAPAPWFAQRVRLAAFAQDCTLVCGALGKAARDISLMMQVEVGEASEPSGPDRGGSSTMPHKRNPVGSTLVLAAANRAPHLAATIVSGMVQEHERALGGWQSEWPTLAALVETLGSSLQAMAEVAPGLVIDTDAIQANMDAADAAVFAERATFLLAGKMGKQKAAALVEKALAKGGSFVEALGQLRTELGDEQALLGHSSEFVDRLLEELHRK from the coding sequence ATGGCCGGCCGGCTGGTGAATGCCCTGGGAGCGGCGCCGGCTGCAGCCGAGGCCTTTTCGGATGCGGCGACCCTGCGCCACATGCTGCGTTTCGAGGCGGCTCTGGCGCGCGCCGTTGCGCAGGCTGGTCTGATCCCGAAGAAATTCGCCGGCATAGTCGCGGCCGCATGCGATCCAGCGCTGTACGACCCCGAACCGCTTGCCGAAGCGGCGCGCCGTACGGCGACCTTGACGGTACCGGTCGTGAAGGCGCTCACCGCGGAGGTCGCCAAACGCGATCCGGACGCTGCCGGCTATGTCCATTGGGGCGCGACCAGCCAGGACGTGATCGATACGGCGATGGTGCTGCAGCTCGGGGAGGCGTTGCCGCCGCTCCTGAAGGAGATCGAAGGCATCGTTGCCGCCTTTGCCACTCTGGCGAAGAAGCATCGCGCCACGCCGATGCTGGGCCGCACGCTCCTGCAGCCGGCGACGCCGCTAGCGCTCGGCCAGAAGATCGCGGGCTGGGCATCGGATCTCGACCGCGCCAGGCGCCGCCTGGCCGAGAGCTTCGCCGAGACGCAGGTCCTGCAGTTCGGTGGCGCCTCGGGCTCGCTCTCGGCGCTGGGCGGGAAGGCCGAGGCGGTGATGACGGCGCTGGCGACGGACCTCGAGCTCGCCCTGGCGCCCGCGCCCTGGTTCGCGCAGCGCGTACGCCTTGCGGCGTTCGCGCAGGATTGCACGCTGGTCTGCGGCGCGCTGGGGAAGGCCGCGCGCGACATTTCGCTCATGATGCAGGTCGAGGTTGGCGAGGCATCGGAGCCGTCCGGTCCGGACCGCGGCGGCTCGTCGACCATGCCGCACAAGCGCAATCCCGTAGGGTCGACGCTGGTGCTGGCGGCCGCCAATCGCGCGCCCCATCTCGCGGCGACGATCGTGTCGGGGATGGTGCAGGAGCACGAGCGCGCGCTGGGCGGCTGGCAATCCGAGTGGCCGACCCTGGCGGCGCTGGTCGAGACGCTTGGCTCGTCCCTGCAGGCGATGGCCGAGGTGGCGCCCGGCCTCGTGATCGACACGGATGCGATCCAGGCTAACATGGATGCTGCCGACGCCGCCGTCTTCGCCGAGCGCGCCACCTTCCTGCTGGCCGGGAAGATGGGCAAGCAGAAGGCCGCCGCCCTGGTCGAGAAAGCACTGGCCAAGGGCGGCTCGTTCGTCGAGGCGTTGGGCCAGTTGCGGACCGAGCTCGGCGACGAGCAGGCACTGCTGGGCCACTCGTCCGAGTTCGTCGATCGGCTGCTCGAGGAGCTACATCGCAAATGA
- the greB gene encoding transcription elongation factor GreB, with protein sequence MSKAFTKESDAELGDDLPEDTGGLPAGSKNYMTPQGFARLREELMTLMRKERPEVVQVVSWATANGDRSENGDYLYGKKRLREIDRRIRFLSKRLERSEVVDPATRPKTDQVFFGATVTWANSRGEERKVKIVGIDEVEPARGHVSWISPIAKALLRAYEGDVVKMRTPGGVEEIEIVKVEYR encoded by the coding sequence ATGAGCAAAGCCTTCACCAAGGAAAGCGACGCCGAGCTGGGCGACGACCTGCCCGAGGATACGGGCGGGCTGCCGGCCGGATCGAAGAACTACATGACGCCGCAGGGATTCGCGCGGCTGCGCGAGGAACTGATGACGCTCATGCGCAAGGAGCGGCCGGAAGTCGTGCAGGTCGTGTCCTGGGCCACCGCCAACGGCGACCGATCGGAAAACGGCGACTATCTCTACGGCAAGAAGCGCCTGCGCGAGATCGACCGGCGCATCCGCTTTCTCAGCAAGCGGCTGGAACGCTCGGAGGTGGTCGATCCCGCGACGCGCCCCAAGACCGACCAGGTCTTCTTCGGCGCCACCGTGACCTGGGCGAACTCCCGGGGTGAGGAGCGCAAGGTCAAGATCGTCGGCATCGACGAGGTCGAGCCGGCCAGGGGCCATGTGAGCTGGATCTCGCCCATCGCCAAGGCGTTGCTGCGCGCCTACGAAGGCGACGTCGTCAAGATGCGCACGCCGGGCGGCGTCGAGGAGATCGAGATCGTGAAGGTGGAGTATCGCTGA